The following are from one region of the Tissierellales bacterium genome:
- the rplD gene encoding 50S ribosomal protein L4: protein MAKVNVLNVLGEEIDEIELSDEVFGVDINERAVHEVVKSQLASRRQGTQSAKTRTEVRGGGRKPWRQKGTGRARQGSIRAPHWVGGGVTFAPKPRDYSYKVPKKVRRLAMKSALTSKVTNNEMIVLDELTLETPKTKEMVKILENVNADNKALIVMDEKNDNIVKSAKNIPNVETILLDTLNVYEILNYDSFIITKAAVKKVEEVYG, encoded by the coding sequence ATGGCAAAAGTTAATGTTTTAAATGTGTTAGGTGAAGAAATAGACGAAATTGAATTAAGTGATGAAGTATTTGGTGTTGATATAAATGAACGTGCAGTACATGAAGTTGTAAAAAGTCAACTGGCAAGTAGAAGACAAGGTACTCAGTCAGCTAAGACTAGGACTGAAGTCAGAGGAGGCGGAAGAAAGCCTTGGAGACAAAAAGGTACTGGTAGAGCAAGACAAGGTAGCATTAGAGCACCTCACTGGGTAGGCGGTGGAGTAACTTTTGCGCCAAAACCAAGAGACTATAGCTATAAGGTACCTAAAAAAGTTAGACGATTAGCTATGAAAAGTGCTTTGACTTCAAAGGTTACAAATAATGAAATGATTGTTTTAGATGAATTAACCTTAGAAACTCCAAAGACTAAGGAAATGGTAAAGATTTTGGAAAATGTTAATGCAGATAATAAAGCACTAATTGTAATGGATGAAAAAAATGATAATATAGTTAAATCAGCAAAAAATATTCCTAATGTGGAAACTATATTATTGGATACTTTAAATGTATATGAGATATTAAATTATGATTCCTTCATTATTACAAAAGCTGCAGTGAAAAAAGTGGAGGAGGTGTATGGATAA
- the rplC gene encoding 50S ribosomal protein L3, translated as MKNILGKKIGMTQIFHEDGTVVPVTVIEAGPMEVLQKKTVENDGYNAIQVGYEIAKEHRVNKPLKGHYDKANVEYRKHLSEFKVEDLNEFEIGQELKADIFEAGDKVDVSGVSKGKGTQGPVKRYGLAKGRTTHGSKTHRAPGAMAGAAYPGRVLKGKKLAGRMGHEKVTVQNLEIIRVDSEKNLLLVKGAVPGPKGGLLKIKQSVKVAK; from the coding sequence TCCATGAAGACGGGACTGTTGTACCAGTGACTGTTATAGAAGCAGGACCTATGGAGGTATTGCAAAAGAAAACTGTTGAAAATGATGGTTATAATGCAATCCAAGTAGGATATGAAATAGCTAAAGAACATAGGGTGAATAAACCTTTAAAAGGTCATTATGATAAAGCGAATGTAGAATATAGAAAACATTTAAGTGAATTTAAAGTTGAAGACTTAAATGAATTTGAAATTGGTCAAGAATTAAAAGCAGATATTTTTGAAGCTGGAGATAAAGTAGATGTATCTGGTGTGTCAAAAGGAAAGGGAACGCAAGGCCCAGTTAAAAGATATGGATTAGCGAAAGGACGTACAACTCATGGTTCTAAAACCCATAGAGCTCCAGGAGCAATGGCAGGTGCAGCTTATCCAGGTAGAGTTCTTAAAGGGAAAAAGTTAGCAGGAAGAATGGGGCATGAAAAAGTTACCGTTCAAAATCTAGAAATTATTAGAGTAGATAGTGAGAAAAACTTATTACTTGTAAAAGGTGCAGTACCAGGGCCAAAAGGTGGTTTATTAAAGATAAAACAAAGTGTAAAAGTAGCAAAATAA
- the rplW gene encoding 50S ribosomal protein L23, producing MQNLHDVIIKPIITEGSMDAMAMGKYTFMVDKRAKKTEIKKAIENIFDVEVKSINTMNVSGKEKRMGVHVGRTASWKKAIVTLTEDSEGIEFFEGME from the coding sequence ATGCAAAACCTACACGATGTTATAATTAAGCCTATTATTACTGAAGGAAGTATGGATGCTATGGCAATGGGTAAATATACTTTTATGGTGGATAAGAGAGCTAAAAAGACTGAAATTAAAAAGGCTATAGAAAATATTTTTGATGTAGAAGTAAAGAGTATAAATACTATGAATGTTTCAGGAAAAGAAAAAAGAATGGGAGTACACGTAGGAAGAACAGCAAGCTGGAAAAAAGCAATAGTTACTTTAACTGAAGATAGCGAAGGAATAGAATTCTTTGAAGGAATGGAATAG